Proteins from a genomic interval of Gemmatimonas sp.:
- a CDS encoding uroporphyrinogen-III synthase, whose amino-acid sequence MIKVARAPEPRPLEGVRIAVTRAGERGSPLADALRAKGATVYEVPLTRIETLELAPLHDAVRRLAEFDWVLLTSVNAVEHLARVVTERGAEAAMATRRLAVVGTATAVATEKCGWRTPTVQPDNAQAVGMLDAMASRSDIEGARMLYPCAATARDVLPDGLRALGAVVESVPAYRSAPDPEGQARVRELVKSGEIDLVTVAAPSAVDALLDALPAEHAGRLPVACIGPVTARAAKVAGFPVKVESGAATMEGWVISIVKACGAN is encoded by the coding sequence GAGCGTGGATCGCCGTTGGCCGATGCGCTGAGGGCCAAGGGAGCGACCGTGTACGAAGTGCCGCTCACCCGCATCGAAACTCTGGAGCTCGCGCCGTTGCACGATGCCGTGCGGCGATTGGCCGAATTCGACTGGGTATTGCTTACCAGTGTGAACGCCGTCGAACACCTAGCGCGGGTGGTGACCGAGCGGGGAGCCGAGGCGGCCATGGCCACGCGGCGCTTGGCCGTTGTGGGCACCGCCACGGCGGTCGCGACGGAGAAGTGCGGCTGGCGAACTCCCACCGTGCAGCCCGACAACGCGCAGGCGGTCGGGATGTTGGATGCCATGGCGTCGCGATCGGACATCGAGGGCGCCCGCATGCTGTACCCGTGCGCGGCCACCGCCCGCGATGTGCTCCCCGACGGTCTGCGGGCGCTGGGCGCCGTGGTGGAGAGCGTGCCGGCCTATCGCAGCGCCCCCGATCCCGAGGGGCAGGCCCGGGTACGCGAGCTCGTGAAATCGGGGGAGATCGATCTAGTCACGGTGGCGGCGCCAAGCGCCGTTGATGCGTTACTCGATGCCCTTCCGGCCGAGCATGCTGGCCGACTGCCGGTGGCCTGTATCGGCCCCGTGACCGCGCGCGCCGCGAAGGTGGCCGGCTTTCCCGTGAAGGTCGAATCGGGGGCTGCCACGATGGAGGGGTGGGTGATCAGCATCGTGAAGGCCTGCGGGGCTAACTGA
- the hemC gene encoding hydroxymethylbilane synthase, with amino-acid sequence MTDLVVRIGTRSSELALRQARQVAAALAVRGVASELVEYTTIGDRILDRPLNAIGEKGLFTAELEADLIAGRTDCAVHSLKDLPTADPEGLTIVALLEREDPRDALVVGPNTTARTLLDLPKGAKVGTSSLRRRAQLRALRPDFDVRELRGNVGTRLRKIDAGEVDAALLAAAGLRRLGLGDRIVAFMDPPDWISAPGQGAIAVQARANDERMTAILAVLDHAHTRAAVTAERALLAALEGGCQVPIGACTTYEAKYGPMLHGIIASIDGVSVVRGGLPINAEDPASSGRELARQLHAAGGAGILEELREELAEAAAAKAAEKVAAQGAS; translated from the coding sequence ATGACTGATCTTGTCGTCCGCATCGGAACCCGTTCCTCTGAGTTGGCGCTGCGTCAGGCGCGCCAAGTTGCTGCTGCGCTGGCCGTGCGTGGCGTGGCGAGTGAACTGGTGGAGTACACCACCATCGGCGATCGCATTCTCGATCGCCCGCTCAACGCGATCGGTGAGAAGGGGCTGTTTACCGCCGAACTCGAAGCGGACCTCATCGCCGGTCGCACCGATTGCGCGGTACACTCGCTGAAGGATCTGCCCACGGCCGATCCCGAAGGGCTGACCATCGTGGCGTTGCTCGAGCGGGAAGATCCGCGTGACGCGCTGGTCGTCGGTCCGAACACGACGGCGCGCACGCTGCTGGATCTGCCGAAAGGTGCCAAGGTGGGTACGTCGTCGCTGCGTCGTCGCGCCCAACTGCGCGCGCTGCGTCCCGACTTCGACGTGCGCGAACTGCGTGGCAACGTGGGCACGCGGTTGCGGAAGATCGACGCCGGTGAAGTCGACGCCGCGCTGCTCGCGGCCGCCGGATTGCGCCGCCTCGGACTCGGCGATCGCATTGTCGCGTTCATGGATCCACCCGACTGGATCTCGGCGCCAGGGCAGGGGGCCATCGCCGTGCAGGCGCGCGCGAACGACGAGCGCATGACGGCGATTCTCGCCGTGCTCGATCACGCGCACACGCGTGCGGCGGTGACGGCGGAACGCGCGCTGCTGGCCGCGCTCGAGGGCGGTTGTCAGGTGCCGATCGGCGCGTGCACCACGTACGAAGCGAAATACGGCCCGATGCTGCACGGCATCATCGCGTCGATCGACGGCGTGTCCGTAGTGCGCGGCGGATTGCCGATCAACGCCGAGGATCCGGCGTCGAGCGGGCGCGAACTCGCCCGGCAGCTGCACGCCGCGGGTGGTGCCGGCATTCTGGAAGAGCTGCGCGAAGAGCTGGCCGAAGCGGCCGCGGCCAAGGCGGCCGAGAAGGTTGCCGCGCAGGGAGCCAGCTGA